One window of Acidimicrobiales bacterium genomic DNA carries:
- a CDS encoding D-2-hydroxyacid dehydrogenase, with product MAESIVVGIFYPTGWHADLETDIERLRAIDSRVEVIVETYVEPEEARSGRGVPPYDDIMHLVPELTDAQREAFARVDCCVTLDLPFDIAAKAPRLRWVQAVGAGIAQLQSAGVHEAGIKLTNGGGLTSAAISEFVMARILGEYKNTRALDAVQNEHQWTPVYGEQIEGRTVALVGFGPINQAVATRARAFGMRVLCLRRSRATDPLIDEVFGPDELHEMLGRADVTVGAVPESPATENMMDAAAFAAMPKGSMFVNVGRGTFVDEAALAATLESGHLRAAAIDVARTEPLPADSPLWTAPNIYISAHCSTDPSKLFANLHRLFEDNLGRFLAGQDLRNEVPG from the coding sequence ATGGCCGAAAGCATTGTCGTCGGAATCTTCTATCCCACCGGATGGCACGCCGATCTCGAGACCGACATCGAGCGGTTGCGAGCCATCGATTCCCGGGTCGAGGTGATCGTCGAGACCTACGTCGAACCCGAAGAGGCCCGCAGTGGCCGGGGCGTGCCGCCCTACGACGACATCATGCACCTCGTGCCGGAACTCACCGACGCCCAACGCGAGGCGTTCGCCCGCGTCGACTGTTGCGTCACCCTCGACCTGCCATTCGACATCGCAGCCAAGGCTCCCCGGCTGCGCTGGGTGCAGGCCGTCGGGGCCGGGATCGCCCAGCTCCAGTCGGCCGGTGTGCACGAGGCCGGCATCAAGCTCACCAACGGGGGCGGGCTCACCTCCGCCGCCATCTCCGAGTTCGTCATGGCCCGCATCCTGGGCGAGTACAAGAACACCCGCGCCCTCGATGCCGTCCAGAACGAACACCAGTGGACTCCCGTCTACGGGGAACAGATCGAGGGCAGGACCGTTGCCCTGGTGGGGTTCGGTCCGATCAACCAGGCCGTCGCCACGCGGGCCCGGGCGTTCGGGATGCGGGTGCTGTGTCTCCGCCGAAGCCGGGCCACCGATCCGTTGATCGACGAGGTCTTCGGCCCCGACGAACTCCACGAGATGCTCGGCCGCGCCGATGTGACCGTCGGTGCGGTACCCGAGTCGCCGGCCACCGAGAACATGATGGACGCCGCCGCGTTCGCGGCGATGCCGAAAGGATCGATGTTCGTCAACGTCGGTCGAGGCACCTTCGTCGACGAAGCGGCGCTGGCCGCCACTCTCGAGTCGGGCCATCTGCGCGCCGCCGCGATCGACGTCGCCCGCACCGAACCGCTGCCCGCCGACTCCCCGCTGTGGACGGCACCCAACATCTACATCTCGGCGCACTGCTCGACCGACCCGTCGAAGCTGTTCGCCAACCTCCACCGCCTCTTCGAGGACAATCTGGGCCGGTTCCTGGCCGGACAGGACCTCCGCAACGAAGTACCGGGCTGA
- a CDS encoding tRNA (cytidine(34)-2'-O)-methyltransferase codes for MHVVLVHPEIAPNTGAIIRLCANTGARLHLVEPLGFELSDTQLKRGGLDYHEHADMTVHPDVDTALAGLPGRRFGFSSRGTRRYTDVDFTPDDVLIFGAERAGLDDHAISLIPADQMLVIPMRPDNRSINLANAVSIVLYEAWRQRDFAGAGETGTGTVERLHLGPFDS; via the coding sequence GTGCACGTCGTTCTCGTCCACCCCGAGATCGCGCCGAACACCGGCGCCATCATCCGTCTGTGCGCGAACACCGGCGCCCGGCTGCACCTGGTCGAGCCGCTCGGGTTCGAGCTCAGCGACACCCAACTCAAGCGCGGCGGCCTCGACTATCACGAGCACGCCGACATGACGGTCCACCCCGATGTCGACACCGCATTGGCCGGTCTGCCCGGCCGTCGTTTCGGCTTCTCGTCCCGCGGCACCCGGCGCTACACCGACGTCGACTTCACACCTGACGACGTGCTGATCTTCGGCGCCGAGCGGGCGGGACTCGACGACCACGCCATCTCGCTGATCCCGGCCGATCAGATGCTGGTGATCCCGATGCGGCCCGACAACCGCAGCATCAACCTCGCCAACGCCGTGTCCATCGTGCTCTACGAGGCATGGCGTCAACGCGACTTCGCCGGCGCCGGCGAGACCGGCACCGGCACGGTCGAACGGCTGCACCTCGGCCCGTTCGACTCATGA
- a CDS encoding cytidine deaminase, protein MTGTEVEIQAAADAARRARDHAYAPYSDFLMGAAVLTDDGGTIAGVLVENVSLGLAMCAERVALFTAVTQQRRPIVLALCSKRTAGELTFPCGACLQVALEIGGPDLVIVATDPAGAIDRTTVGELLTRAPKRHSPPH, encoded by the coding sequence ATGACCGGAACCGAGGTGGAGATCCAGGCAGCCGCCGACGCGGCCCGCCGCGCCCGCGACCACGCGTATGCCCCCTACTCGGATTTCCTGATGGGAGCCGCCGTCCTCACCGACGATGGCGGCACCATCGCCGGTGTGCTCGTCGAGAACGTGTCGTTGGGCCTGGCCATGTGTGCCGAACGCGTGGCGCTCTTCACCGCGGTCACCCAGCAGCGTCGCCCCATCGTGCTCGCGCTCTGCTCGAAGCGGACCGCAGGCGAGCTCACATTCCCGTGCGGCGCGTGCCTCCAAGTTGCGCTGGAGATCGGTGGACCCGACCTCGTGATCGTGGCCACCGACCCCGCCGGAGCGATCGATCGCACCACGGTCGGCGAACTCCTGACGAGAGCGCCGAAACGACACAGCCCACCGCACTGA